The genomic region GTGACCGCACTTCGGCAAACAAAAACATAAAAGAAACACTGCATGCTATAGTTCAAATGGGTATACAAATATGAAACATAACCCATTAGTCTTCAACTCTTTACCGTGTGTGCACATAATAAAATTTATAAAAATGGCATTCAGCGGTTGATGGCTGGCCTATTTGCGTGCTGTACTGGTGGTTACTCCTTACCCTCCATGTGCGTGGGGCACATTGGGAGTGTTTGGCTTCTGGCTACATTGGCAGTATTTTAATATTTTGTTAAAGTGCATCCGGACACTCCCATTGACTGCTAGTGCTAGCCCTTCACGTTTTGTCCATAGTCACAAAGTTTCCGGGTCGATAGGGTCGAGGAACGGGTTCAAGGAACGTGGTACGCTACTTATGAGAGGTTTTTACACGGTGGGAACGAAAATGACCCTGCGTACCTGGGTCGGGGACGACGTTTCCGGGTCGAGGGTCGCTACCACTATACCCGTTTCTTGTGACTATGGTTTTGGCCTTTCGGAATTCGGACTATATATGTAAAGGAAAAAGGGACAGTACACAGTAGGTAGCAACACATCATCTCTGTTTCAAACTCCTCATACGTTAGTAGAGAGGCAGAGTTAGACACGCAAGATTGTAGCGACAGACGGAAAAATGTGTGGAAAGAGATTTTACTCCTTTAATATTACATATAGTGTAATGTAGTATGGTTGATTTGCCGGTGGCATATCTCCttttgcaactgctgcagctttaTTATGTGTAGTGTGCCTATCCTAAGTCCCAACACCCTTGGGATCGGAAGTCTTTGTTGGGTTGCTCTAGAAGTTCAGATTGGTATTTTTAGAGCAGGCCTAATCATAGAGCCAAATGTTTGGCCACAAGTCAAATTATAAGCCTAGCTATGCAATAGCTGCTTCTTTTTATCTACAAAAgtttttttattattatgtgatACTTTTTTTAACCATTTCCACATTCTATTCCATATTCATTCTCACATACACTTGCTATTTAGGCCAACTACTACGTAGGCTCCTGTGCCAGCTTGTTGCTTGCATGAGAGCCAAGCTCTCCTTTCTATCCTCCCTTCTCTTCTCTACATCAGCAAAAATACCGATTAGTTTGGCTATAAAACAATTATTTTACCTGCTCTTTAATTTTCTAATGTGCAGAGAATACTTTTGTTGTCACCTATTTTGATGAATGGATGCTCCTATGGCATATCATCCCCTGTTTTTGTAATGCCAAAATACTGTTCCAGTTGAATTGTCTACACTCGTTAATATTGAGTGCAAAGGGGCATCACTACGATTTGTATGCTAAAACCAAGCATGTTAACTAGACCGTAAACGGTGATATTGTTTGAGTTGGTGTGCTGTTGAGGATTTTGTTGTTTTTGTAATTTTGATGTGACAAAATCATCACGATTTATAATGCATGATCAGATAGGCTTATTTTTCAACGCATTTCACATGTTTCTGCTCTACGCGAGCTTATATACTTTTCGGTGTAATAATAGGTGGTGATTGACTTCACTGCAACATGGTGTCCTCCGTGCCGCGCCATGGCTCCAATTTTTGCTGATATGGCCAAGAAGTCCCCAAATGTTGTTTTCCTGAAAGTTGATGTGGATGAAATGAAGGTCGTCGAACTTTCTAACTCTCTTTGCAGATTGTCATGATATATTATACTTGTTAATTGCATTGTCTGTGTTCTGATATCTATTTTCTGAGCAGACCATTGCTGAGCAATTCAGCGTAGAGGCCATGCCAACATTCCTGTTCATGAGGGAGGGCGACGTCAAGGACAGGGTCGTTGGCGCAGCAAAGGAAGAGCTAGCAAGGAAGCTTGAACTACACATGGCCTCGTAGATCAGTGATGCCGTAATGTAGTATTCGCCTAAATAAGAGGACGCCTCGCCTCAACTCTGAGAAAACTAGTGCTTCTGTGATGGTAATTCGTATGAGAGAGTGCCCCCTTTGGTGGTACTTCTTCGTATGTAGTATTAACTCCTGTCTTAATATGTTGCCCTGCTTGTGCTTTTCATACCATGTTTGCTCTTTCAGCTGAGGTGTTATACGGTAAATCGGAGTCAATATCTTTGAAATTGATTAACTGTAGTCACCTAGCTTTTTTCCCTAACAGCCAGCTTGTTTAGCCGCGATGCGTGGGTTATTTCGGACAGCCATGTCTTCTCAGGCCAGTATGCTTTCTCTTCCTGAACACTCAAGTTTCCAGAATTACGGTCTTGTCTGGTATTGAGAACCGATATTTGCATGTTCATTTCCAAATCAATGTTGAATGGGACATTTTTTTCTCATCTGGTATTCTGGTGGCATTTTTGCAAGAAATGCTACTGTTAATTTCAATTCCGTTATTTGTACCCCTATAAAAACCACAACTTCAAACATTGCTAGAGTCATCCAACCAAATGTCCATCACAATCTACAGTTCTTCTAAATGAACCAAACAAACTACGCTTAGATTCATCTCAAATCGATCATACTTTTGAAATCAAGAAATGAGATCAGTTTAAACTTCTCCTTTCTCTTATCTAACGACCAATCTTATTTGAATCATTCTACCTCATCATTAATCATCAACCATGTATATCTATATTTATATCACTATAAATCTTTATAAAACCCACCACTTCAAACATTGCTAGAGCCACCCAACCAAATATCCATCACAGTTTACACCTCTACTAAATGCACCAAATAAACTGCACCTAGATTCATCTCACCTCTCATTTCTCTTACTCAAATCTAAAAATCAATCTTAATTGGATCATTCAACCTCATCATCAATCATCAATCACAAAAAAACAAAAATGTCACGCTATCGCCGACTCCTCATCTCCCCTTCCCATTCAAATCTGGCAACGGACGATGGCGAGGGTGGCGTCGATGTAGACCTCCTTGACCGGCTCACCCTCGAGGGAGCGGCGCACCATCCAGGCTAACACCAGGCAGAGGATCAATGAGACCACAACGATGTCAGCCATGGTGAGCAGCACCCACAATGAGACGATGGGCGAGTCGAAGCCGGAGAGGGTGATGGCGACCACAGAAGGATCCAGGCAGCGACGTCGTTGACCATCGCGGCGGACACGACCATTTGGTTGAGGTCCGTGGTCAGGAGCTTAAACTCGGTGAGGATGTGGGCTAGGACTAGGAACACGGTGATGGAAACCAAAACACGAACGACGTGTCGATGCCGATCGCGAACGACACGTTGATGTTGGCCAACTCGAACGCCGCGAGAGGGTCTTCTTGCCGGTGCGACGGATGTCGGAGATGTGTAGCTCGAGGCCGATGTTGGTCAGCCTGTCCAACACTGTCATGATTTGAGTTGGGGAACATGGCGTGCTGGAACATGTGGCTCCACTTGTCACACTTGGTTTTATAAAGTAAATTGAATGCGAATCATGTACATAGTGATTATATAAACGATTCATCATTGTATAGTGCTCGAATAATATAATAACATAAAGAGTATTTAAGCTTATTATAGACTGATGTCGAAGACATTCATGTAGCCATAGATTACGACATAGCTAATTAAAAAGGACTTCCACAGACCACAGGCATCTGACTAGGGATAACGCTAGCCTAATTACCGTTTGTTGCTGGGTTTTCCTtcacgccccgtttggatcactggaattgaattccattctaataatagtaatttaggcatatatcaattaagctaattcacttttatacaaaatatatttgtatactattattagtaaGATGTcttagatatttatgtgctacatttttattatagaggagtagaacgaagagtgtcatgtaagttacagattagaaacaaattctaatcATGTATAAAATCATTTCCTATCTCCCAccttatgaatttgagataggcttatatctgaactttggaaagtggtggaatgccaaattccaaactaaataagttactttattgagtgaattccaattcctttaaaatgaagggatccaaacgccccgtcaAATGAAAGTGGATACCCGAATGTGAGTGCATATCTGAATTGTTAAAATAAACTTACTATTTTAAAATAGGTGTGTATGAAttttgatgttgatcttttcttacaTTACAATATTATAAATAGGActacaaataaaaataaaaatttgCATAAAATTTTTATGCATTATTTGCCCTTTACAacaaaaaaaatgaaaaagtgtatGAATCCGTACCTATACCAATTTTACATCTATCATTTGAGAATATATATGACAAATTTGAAATTTATTGTTTATGAATAGTTACAAATTTAATGCTAAAAGCAACAATATGAATTTGTATATAAGATTTTATCTCTTATTTATTCACAAtaaagaaaaatgctaaaatttgaTATCCAAATGAGTATCTATTTTCATCCCTAATCAATGTGTTGGCTTTCCATAATCTGCTCCTGCTGCTTCAAGAGCCTCTCCTGGTCGGTGGATCTAGTCAGGTGAGCTCGCTATGGCGCTATGTATGGTGCAAAGCAGCCTGCTGATGCTCGTTAAGCGCGCTCATCCTCACCGCCCTGGTGCTCTACGACTCCGCGAACCGCCGGAGCGCCATGTGGATGGCCTACTCCATGTCCTACGTGGTGGTCTTCTACGCCGTGGGCATCATCCAGGACGTGCCCTTCCGCGGTGAGACGTTCGTGCTCTGGATGGCCGCGCTGCTCCTCATCCAGGCTAGTGCGTACTCGGCGCCCGTGCACAGCAGCCGCGGCGTGGACCAGCGGAAGCTGTTGCTGCTGCCTCGTGCTCAAGACGGTGGCCAAGATCGCCACCGGCCGCAACGCCAGCTACCAGGACGCTATCTGGGCGTTCGATCTGGGCACTCAACGTGCTCAAGGCGGTGTGGCCAGGATCGCCGAGATGATCGAGGCCACCGGCCACCCACCCCGACCTGTCCGTCAGGGTGGTCGCGGAGTACATGGCCGACGGCGACCAGCAGTCGCTGACCCCGCCACCATGCAAGGGTACACGTACATCTTCGTTCCATTCCATGGCGAGGAGGCGATGGAGCCAGTCATCCACAGCAGCGACCACCGCTCGGGGAAAACATGCTCTCGCAGTCGCACAGCGCCGCCAAATCGGTCGTCACGATCGACCAAGTTTACCAGTGGATCGACCAGCAGCCGGACAGAGATGTCGACAGGACATGGGCTTCTACCTCGCGTTCGCGCTGTTCAAGGTGCTGAAGCGCCGGTTCTACGGGTACGTCCCGGCGGAGGCCCGGCTCGGATAAGCAGCACATCCTCGTCCTGAATGGGCTCATCCACATGGGCACCATCGTCCATCGGCCCTGCCACTGCCTTCCTGAGATATTTTATTAAAAATCTAATGTGGGTACGGTTTTACTCTTCGCGCGTAATGCTCTCTCAACTACTACCATATGGATCCCACAGCACTCGCGCAGCTACTACGCATCTACGCATTTCTAGCATCCAACCCCATATGTACCTTAatgtttagaaataaataataattatataaaaaatagtgCAGAACGATCACTCGAACACACGTCTCCTGCTCCAGAAATTTAAGactaataattatatttgaataaatatctgaatacatatttatatgatatataaaaattGTAGCAAAGCATGGGAAACTGGCTAGTATTTACTTACGAGTGCCCCGAGATAAAAAGGACTCCGAGGCTTTCCGGGTATAATGAGCCTAAGGTCTTGGTATCTTGGGGCACCATAGGTCTCGGGCTTGGAGTGCCCTAGAGTTTGGTGAACTTTGGCTCCCCTTACGATTTCTTATGATATTTTGTTGTGTAGTGAGGCTatcttcaaccatttccctcccaAATCCTTGTATCCGTACCTTCTATTCATATTTAAATACCTCATCTTCAACCATTCTCTCCTTATTTTTCTTCTCTCCAACCATCCACTCTATTTAGCTTCCCTTGACTCTTTAACTGGGTTATTTGACTTTTATATATCAGTTTTTGGAGTTTTAAAAAATACTATCATATT from Zea mays cultivar B73 chromosome 6, Zm-B73-REFERENCE-NAM-5.0, whole genome shotgun sequence harbors:
- the LOC606450 gene encoding thioredoxin h1 protein (The RefSeq protein has 1 substitution compared to this genomic sequence), which encodes MAASEAAAAAATPVAPTEGTVIAIHSLEEWSIQIEEANSAKKLVVIDFTATWCPPCRAMAPIFADMAKKSPNVVFLKVDVDEMKTIAEQFSVEAMPTFLFMREGDVKDRVVGAAKEELARKLELHMAS